The DNA window CGGTTCACCCATTGGAGACGAAAGTCAAGAAAGCCTTGCGCCGAACACTCATGCTCGCCGAAAACACAAGGGATAATCTAGTAAAGGAACAGGACCGGATCACAAAAATCAAAGCTGACTACCGGGACAACACTATTGTGCGCAACGAACATCTTCAACAAACCAAGGCTTTAGACGATAAGACCTCAAAAATAGTAGAAGACTTGGATCGGCTTGAAAGGGAAACCGAACAAGGATTCACAGAGGTAGAAGAGGACCTAGGATGGAGTGTCACCGATCTAGAAAACAAGAATGCAAGCTTGGAAGACCACAACGAAAAGCTTGAGGCCAATCTTAAGGCGCTAACCGAACAGGTCAATGAGCTGATAAAAGCCAAGGTCAATGCTGACATAGCGGTTGAGGAAGCCAACGCCCGAGCGGTTGAGGAAGCCAACGCCCGAGCGGCTAAAGAAGTTCAGGATGCACTAGATGAAGAAATGCGGAGAGCAAAGGAAGCACTACGACTTTCTGAAGAGGAAATAGCCGAACGCGAACGAAATCTAATGGCTAAAAATCCGGCGTTTGCAAGGTCTATTGCAGCTCAAGCACGGGAGGATGAAGAGCGGTTAAATAATGAAAGACAAAGACTTGAGGAATTTGCGACCgctcacaagaagaaaaaggcagcttcctcctcttcggttccagCAAAACGAAAACGGAAAATATCAAAGAAGGCTCAGGTAGCCGGGCTGCTGGAGAGGATCACCGAAACAAATGTCGACACTCCGCCAGACCCACCGCAATCcgaggatgaagatgaagagcatCTGGCGGAGCGctctacaagacaacgagttCTACAAGCGGTTCCAATCAGCACGGTTGGTCAACCGCAAGCTGAAGGTTCATCCTCAAGACCGGATCAACCGAAAAAGAAAATACCTACCAAGGATATGATGGACGGCTTCAGATTCTCcgactcagaataggggctcTTTTTTCCTTAACTATGTTTATTTtagtgtttatataatattttccctttttcggttatttctctatatatataatgttgtttttgaaaccggcctacacttgcatttctacattgttttgataattttaaataaaataatcaaaaagagagaaattgataagataaaagataagacttttccaaatttttctcaaaatttttccaaattttttcgaaaaattctcccaagtcagtttcaaatcCGGTaaaataaagaaccggcctacgtttgcaaacttacatggttttgataattttaaataaaataatcaaaaaaggagaaattgttagataaaattagaccggttcacaaaacttaacataaataaaccttccatgcaggaacaaggaaccggaccggtcaaacaaatgaaccggctaagaagactaaccggtcaagttattaaaccgaccaggacattcggaacatgaccgcacaaagaaaggatcggccaaagctaaaaaccggaaacaccagacagccgatcagccacaaggcaaaggaataatcggaagctgtccggttaaaccaatcacaccggaagtcattcggttaagtcaaatgaccgaccagtataagaagacaattcgggtatctgttgaagatgataccaaaggaacagactgaacacttccatatctatacaagtctgaggaaaatctgcaggctgcagaagacagtcctacaggatctttccactttaggataaatcagaaagacaatcttccaagtacagacaactatTAACCAACAATTACCACATTGaataaaagacaaacctagcaggtttgtcttacacaccgaaAGAACAGACTGTCAAGTCTGTGAAATTGACTGTCAGGTCTGAacaattgaccgccaggtctgaaacactgaatctctactcagccaatcagattcaaggaagtgaaatatgactgttggcatatttcacctataaaaggagcagttgaagaagagtaaatgcgggacacaacACGAGACAAGTGAGATAAAGTGAGACACAAGCGATATagcgagcatttaatttacaagtgaaaacattgtgttctatctctaagagaaagcctaagtgctaaagttggagtgtgtattttacaattt is part of the Impatiens glandulifera chromosome 1, dImpGla2.1, whole genome shotgun sequence genome and encodes:
- the LOC124940570 gene encoding golgin subfamily A member 6-like protein 22 → MSLTNAETPSQAMDRCGIVRPRARLQKLTIRIRKLKERYVEGTQKANLQLLVLEKLEMAKGVFAEEIDRLEAVFRQREKPHSPIPETSNGQNRSETPPLADPAIHETEERTGTPLDEQLETEQPGVSEPGVTEERVKILIQEFADSTVHPLETKVKKALRRTLMLAENTRDNLVKEQDRITKIKADYRDNTIVRNEHLQQTKALDDKTSKIVEDLDRLERETEQGFTEVEEDLGWSVTDLENKNASLEDHNEKLEANLKALTEQVNELIKAKVNADIAVEEANARAVEEANARAAKEVQDALDEEMRRAKEALRLSEEEIAERERNLMAKNPAFARSIAAQAREDEERLNNERQRLEEFATAHKKKKAASSSSVPAKRKRKISKKAQVAGLLERITETNVDTPPDPPQSEDEDEEHLAERSTRQRVLQAVPISTVGQPQAEGSSSRPDQPKKKIPTKDMMDGFRFSDSE